The Verrucomicrobiia bacterium genomic interval AAGGGGCAGCAGTATCTGCGGGTTTCGCCGCATTTTTATAATACGGATGAGGAATTGGAGCGATTGGTGAAGCTGTTGGGTTGAGCACTCAATCAAATTAGCACTTCAGACTGATTGAGCATTGCTGCGACTCGGCGAGTCGCGCTCCTAGAACAGCACTGTGCGTCGTTTGGGCATCTCAGCGCCGTCTACGACTTTGCAGCGGACCACATTCAGGGCACGGCCGGTCTTTTCTTGAAAACGCGCGCGCATGGTTTTCATGAATTCATCTGTGTGTGACCAGGAGACAAGGTTCACAGTCATGGTGCCCCAATGGCCACCCGTTGCACGTGCGCCCATGCAGGTAGGAATGTCTCGCGCGAGTTCCATGAGCAGATTCTGATCGGGCGTGGTGGTTTGGTAGAAATCACGCGCGCTCTCATGGCTCTGATTGAGATAGAAGCCAAGCTGGCCCAGGTCATCCTCACGTAAGGCACGATCGGTAAAGGCCACGCGCGTGTTCTCACCCACCACATGATAGGCGCAGGCATGTTCACGCTCAGTGAGCAGCGCTTTGTTTCGTGAGAGGTAACGCGGCTCGATGGAACGAAGTGACTTCGCGTGCAGTTTCTTGGCAGCGGATTCGCATGACTCGCGCAGTTCCTTCACATCGCCGCGTTTAGCATCGGATGGACCCGCATCACAAAGGATAACGCAGAATTCGCCGATCAACGGCAATGCCTCGGTGGTCGCGTGCAGGAGATCGACCTGCATGGCGTGAAATTCGCGGCCTTGCAGAGCAGTCAACGCACCGATCAGCACATCATCCGCTTCTGGTGCAAATGTAGCAACGGCAGCCTGGCACATGCGTGCAGCGTAAAGGCGTTCTTTGGCAGCGAGCGGCGGGAGTTCACCGGCGCGATCGCGTTGCGGTGGGCGTGCACTGCCGCCTTCTGTCAAACGATAGGGATAGAGCGCACGAACCATCAACGCAGTGGAAACCGCGAGTCCCGCATTCACACCGAGGTCGAGTCCCGGAGGAAACGCAGCATGAAAAGCCGCTGTGAAACCGCCGAAGTGGACGTTGCGTTTCCGCAGTTGGGCCAGCACGCCTTTTAACGGATTAGCCCAAGGCGTATCAGGATTAGGAGCGAAATCGCTGATCCAAAATTTCTCACGCTTCTCTGGACAAGCGGAGGAAACAACCTCTACACGGCCGTCCGTACGAGGAGATGCGGCGATCGAGCAATACTGGTCCACCGCAAGGGAAAGGACCATGCCGCGATTGAAGACATCTCCGTTACCCAGCAGTTCTACATGGCCAGGGACATTGATGACTCGCGGCGGAGTGTATCCGAAAGCGCGCTTGAAGACCGTTTTGACATCGAACGGGCGGCGCATGGCGACACCGTTATTTGACGAGCTTGTCGAGCCGGGCGGCGAGCTCGAAATCTTTCGCCGTCAATCCGCCGCTGGAATGCGTGGTGAGACGAAGACTGACCTTGTCCCACTGGATTTCGATATCCGGATGGTGATCGGCAGCGTCAGCCACCTTGGCCACGGCATTCACGAACTTGATGGACGCTTTGAAATCCTTGTTCGCGAAAGTCCTGCGGATGGCGGGACCATCCCGTTGCCAAGAAGGAACCTTCACCAGCGCTTCTTTGATCTGGTCAGCCGTGAGTTTTGCCATGGCGAAAAATTGACACAAACCTGCTGGGAGGTCACTTAAGAAAACGCCTGATCAGGGAGCAGGCCGTTCCAGCATGATAAATCCGCTGTTCGTATTTGCGTAAGGCAGGAACAATTCCGTCACGGGGAATTTTCCCGTGATGTTCGTCAGCACGGTGGGGGTGAACGCCGTGCCGGTAAACTTCCTGGCGGTGTAGGTCGTGCCGGCCGCACCTTCCCAGCTCAGGCGCAGCAAGTTCGCGTTCCACGGAGAAACATTGATGGCAAAAGCCTCATCATTCACGGTAGGATCAGTTCCGCGAACCTGTTCACGGGCGTTCTGCCAGCCATCGCCATCCGTGTCATCCTTGGCCCTTTGAGCCAGGTTGCCGAAGTGCGTCATCTCCCAGCCATCATCCAGGCCATCAGCATCACTGTCAGTGATGGGAATGCCGTTGATGATGAGTTCCGCATAGGTCAGCAGGCCTGTGTCTTCACTGATTTCATCCGTGATCTGAAGCGTCCAATTCCCCTTGGATGGCTCATAAAAGTTCTGCACTGTCCGATATGTCCACTCCACCGGCCCGATACTGGAAGAATTGTTCACCGCCTGCAAAACACTGATGGTGCCAGAAGGGGATGTGAGCGTGATGCGCAAATCAGACCGGCGCAACCGCACAGTTTGGTTCAGGTCATCCATCATGAGTTTGATGGCCACATGTTCGCAGACCAATTGATCAGGCACAGTGAAGGTCAGCGTTCCCTGCTCAACCTGCAACAAAGCCGTCGCTGACGGATTGTTGAAAAGATAGTTAGTCAAAGCCAAACCTGGCTCACGATTGATATAAACTGCCGGTATCGGCGAAGTAAACTCCACATCTGCGTAAACTTGTTCCACCACATTTGAATCACTGAAAATAACGGCGAATTTCGCACCAGCCGCAGCAGCACGGTTTATTTTACTATTAAAGGTCAACGCCGGATTAGCAGAATCGCGGCCAGGACCACGTTGAATCAATGCGATTTTTCCCTGAACATCCTCAGTGACAACATTAGTTGCGTAACCGACATAAACTATCGGCAAGGCTGTCATCGGTTTATCCACCCGGGGACCATCATCAGTGGGATATGCTTGTATAGAGGCAATCTCAACCGGCACATTTGGCCCCAGTATATTCAGCCGCGTAGCCGTCTCAGGAATGGCCACTCCACCGATGTAGGGAGGACGCGTCACGGTGGTGCGTGGCGGCTGGTTTGACCATGATTGGGCAAGTTTCACCGCCACACCCGCATCCACAATGCCAAAGCCTACATTATCGCTCGTGGTGAAGCCTGCGCCATTCGTCTGAATGGCGGGGTCAGCGAAGTTGATGTGCCGCGCAGACTGCACCAGGATGTGCTGAACATCGCGAACTTTAAGCTCTGGATTGGCGGAAAGCATCAACGCCACGATGCCGCTCACTTGCGGAGTGGCGGCAGAAGTTCCGGAAAAACCGGCACTGCCGAAGGCATAATTGTTCTGATCGGCAGTGAATGAAAACTGGTTATACCCTTTGGTCCCGGTGAGATCGGTAGTCATCAGCTTCAGGTCCGTATCTCCACCGGGAGCACTCACCAGAATGCTCGCTCCACGGCTGCCATAGCTGGCTGCCCGCCCATCAAGACGGACCGCTCCCACGGCGATCGCATCCGGCGAGGAAGCGTAGGCATCATCGTTCACGTTGCCATTTGAAAGGCGATGATTTCCCGCCGCACGCACCATCACCACACCCTTGCCATCACGCCCGGCGGTGGTCGCATCACTAAGGGCCAGGGCTTCAACAAATGACGGTTCAATCAGCAAGTTGGCCAACCCGCCCCAGCTATGATTCTGGACATACACCTGATCGGGGACGTAGTTGAACATCGCCGCTAGCTGGCCATCGTCCGCGATGGCACCGCTGCCATTGAAGATGACCCAACTCGCGAGCTTTGCCAAAGGTGCGGCACCTGCCACACCGAGGCTGTTATCCGTATCCGCTGAGATCAAACCGGCGACCGCTGTGCCATGAAAATTTAAGTTCAGATTCATGGGATCGCCGTTATTCGTATCCACATGAAAGTTCCGGTGTGGTGCCCCGGAGGTGCGCCCGGCCAGATCGGGATGTGCCGTCTCCACGCCTTCATCCACCACAGATATCGTTACCCCGGCACCTTTGGCCAGTGGCCAGGCAGCACGGATGTTGATATCCGCTCCACCGGAGTCGCCTTCAGCATCGCGATTCTCCAGATGCCATTGATTCGGCATGAAGGTATCGTTCGAGCGGGCGGCGTAAGGGCCATGCAAGGCCATCGGACGACGGAAGACGGGTGCTGCTACCTCCACCTCCGGCAGAGTGGCCAGACGGGCGGCTTCACGGGCAGCGGTCCAGGCATCCGCAGCTTCCAGCACTAAAGTGCGATCATCTATCTGGCGAACCCGTACCAAGGAGCTCTTCGTCAGGACTTCGTTGATCTTCCCAGCCTGACGGACGCGCAGGACCACACCCTTGGTCACTTCAATGCGATAGGCGGGATTATCCTCCGGATACACTTCCAAAGTAGCCGCGGCCGGCCCTTGCAGTCCCATCGGTGTGGCGTCGCTCACATAACGGGTCTCGCGAGGCTCGCGGAATTGCCAGTTCTCCGCTGCTTGGGCAACGGTCAGCAAACTGCTGGTGAACAGCAACGTGACGAGGCGGTTTATCGGCCTCCAACCTTTACGACTTTTCATTTACGCTAGTTACAACGCCCCATTTTGTGTGCGCAAAAATTTGGGCAGGCAGGACCGTAACCTGTCCCCACGCATTCTGCCAGCGGTATTTCAGAGCGGTTAATCCCCGCATAAGCGGACCTTTTACCCCGCAAAAAAAATTACCACCTCTGTTTGTCCGACAAATAAAGCTGATACGGGAACCAGTCGGCATATGCATGCTTCAGCGGGAAGCCGTCCGGCAGCTCCCCCTTTATCACCGTGTTCAAGCCAAACTCCGACCAAGGTTCCGCCTGTTTACCCGACATCTCCGTCAACAACTTGCGATCCAGGGAGATAGACGTGAGATACAGCGCGTTCAGGGGCTTAGCTTGATTGATCGCCGTGAACTCTTCAGTGAAATCCCGCGGAATCAGCAAACCCGTCCGCTGCCCATACCAAGCCACGGCCGCCGGCATGTCGCTCACCATCCATTCATCCTGCTTCAACCATGCCGACGCCTGCTGGATCACCGGCGGATGAAACGGCGGGTACACCCATGCGCTGTAACGCGGCGTGAGCAGATTCAACAGCAGCGGCAGACTAAAGATGAAGATGAACCCGCCCGTGATGACACCGCGGCCGGGATCGAAGACCGGCTTCAACTGGTCCGCCAGCACATTGAACATCCCCGCGCCAAACATCACGATGAGCGGCACAAGCACCATCAGCAAATTCTCTCCATTCACCTCCGGAGAAACACTGCTCGCATTCGTACGAGCCAAGGCCTGCACTGCAATCAATGTGACCACACTCAAAACCACCCATAACCGCAGTTTCACCAAGGCCGGCCGCGTGAAAGGCAGCAACAAACTTGCAAGGAAGAACGCGCTCAACCAGGTGCCGCCCAAGCGTGGCAGATCGGTCACGATCACCTTCTCCACGTTACCAGTCAGTTTTTCCCAGTGTGCTTCCACACCGTACTTGCCCAAGTCAGCCGCCACACTCACGTCGTCCGGTTTCAAGGCGCGTTCCAGCTCGTCTCCCGGAAAAAATGATGAAGACGCATACACCGCATAGCTCGCCGTGCCAAAAGGCTTGCCGCAGACAGCCATATTTCGCTGCACCCAAGGTGCCAGCACACCGGCGAACCCGATCAACAACGCGATCATCAACACCGCCCGCCTCTGCTCAAACGCATGGAACACATACACCATCGCGGGTAATATCAGAAGCACCAGACCATACAGTGTCAACCCCGCCAGCCCCAGCACGGCACCGCCGAGGAGCAGCAGGAAAAATGTTTTCCACAACGGCCATTGGCCTTCCCGTGTTCCCAGTTCCGCCTTCGTGATAAACCACACCGCGATCAATACCAGCAACGCCGCCAGCATGTTCGGCAAACCCGATTGTGAAAACTTCCACAAGAGATCCGTAGCGCCCAGCACCAAGACAGAAAACCACGCAACCTGCTCATCGAACAATCTTTTCGCCACACGAAAGAGCACGAGTAACAGCACCAATAACAATATCTGGTTCAGATACGCGATCTGTTGGTCCGGCTGGAAACGATTGAACTCCCCATCCTGGCTGATCTCGTAATTCCATCGCCCCACCTTCATCCACTGCGCGAGCAGCCACGGATACGCCGGGGCATTGGCCAGATCGGGTTGTGGCAGTGTGACCGCGAGCTTCTCGCTTTTCTGATGCTCTTGCAGCACGAAGAGATCGAGCGGTCGCACTACATCCGTCACGAAGCCTTTGCCCTGCGCGATATTCCGTGCGAGCTGCGCCTGCTCCATGCCCTCTTGCGTGCCGAGATTTTGGAACTCACGCACATTGTAGAGCAGCATCATCGCCACGAACGCCAGCACACCCAGCACCGCCTTGAGCACCTTCGCGCCACCACCTTCTTCCATGCTATGAATCCAGTTTTGTAATTTTACGACCATGAGTAAGTCCTGATGTTAAAATTTAAATACCTCACCCAGTTTTTTGCATTCATATCTCGCGTTATCGAGGCTCAGAATCATAGCCACGGGTTTTAACCCGTGGTATACCGCCTTGCTCTTCCTTCTCCCCTCGGAGGGGACAAGGATTGAGGATGAGGGGTGTCCATTCCTCATTCTCGATTTCACGCCGCAAAATCTTCTCCTCATCTTAGTATCCCTCCAAATGATACTGGTTCAGCTTCCGATGCAGCGTCCTCCGGCTGATGCCCAATTTCTTCGCCGCCTCGCTGCGATTTCCATCCGCTTCCTTCAACGCGCGCAAGATCGCCTCCTTCTCCGCCTCCTTCACTGAGAGTTTTCCCTCAACTGGCATCGTTCGCGTGTTTGTCTGTCCGGCTGCCCCCCGGATCGTCGCTGGCAAATCTTTTAATGAGATCGCCTCGCTCCGACACAAAACCACCGCATGTTCCAACGCTGTGCGCAGCTCACGCACATTCCCCGGCCACTGGTAATGTGTCAGCGCCTCCAACGCATCCGGCTTGATTTCGGCCACCCGCTTCTCGTTCTCCTTCGCGAACTCCCGCAGAAACGCATTCGCCAGCAACGGCACATCCGCCAGGCGCTCGCGCAAGGGAGGCAGCGTGATGGGCACTACCGTCAGGCGGAAATAAAGGTCCTCGCGGAACTTGCCTTCCTTCACCATCTGGTAAAGATCACGATTCGTCGCCGCCACCAGCCGCACATCCGCCGTCTGCGTCTTGTTGGAACCCACGCGCTCGAAGGTGCGCTCACCGAGAAAACGCAGCAGCTTCACCTGGATCGTGGCATCGATCTCCCCGATCTCATCCAGGAACAACGTGCCACCCTGCGCTTGCTCGAACCGTCCGATGCGCCGCTCATGTGCGCCCGTGAACGCGCCTTTCTCATGACCGAACAATTCGCTCTCCAAAAGATTCGTCGGCAACGCCGCGCAATGCACCGTGACCAAGGGGCCGCGCGCCCGTGTGCTGAGCTGATGGATCGCCTTCGCGATGAGTTCCTTGCCTGTACCGCTCTCGCCCAAGATGAGCACCGTTGCCTTCGACGGCGCCACTTGCCGCACCGTCTCAAGGATCTCCTTCATCACCGGCGCTTCACCGATGATATGCTCCAGCTTGTATTTGTGATCCAGTTGCTGCCGCAGCGAGATATTCTCCGCTTCCAAGTTTTGTTGTCGCAAAGCCCGGGCGATGCGCATCTCCAGCTCATCGATCTGCATGCGCCCCTTCGCGATGTAATCATCTGCCCCGCGCTTCATCGCCTCCACTGCGACTTCCTCCGAACCATACGCCGTCATCAGGATGCACACCGGCGGCTTGGGCAAAGACTTCGCCCGCGCGATTAGCTTCATCCCATCCTCCTGTGGCAGGCGCAGATCTGTCAGCAACACATCGAAATGCTCTTCTTCCAATAACCGCATCGCCGCACTGGCATCCTCCGCCACATACACATCGAAACGATCCTCCAACGCGGCGCGCAACCCCTCACGCGTCGGCTTCTCATCATCCACAATTAAAACAGTCGCTTTCACCATACTATCGCCTTCGTCCTCGATTTCATTTCACCTTACCCACAACTTCTCTTCCCTCTGAAAACTTGAAACTCTTTGAGCATTTTTTCATCCCTTCGTCATTCGGATTTAGTCATTCGTCATTTCCCCGCCCTCCCGCCCCCAACAACAACGGCTCCGGCTCATGCAACGGCAACCACACCCGGAACATTGTCCCTTCACCCAGGTGACTCTCCAATTCGATCCGCCCGCCATGCTCCCGCACGATCCGCTGCACAATCATCAATCCCAAACCCGTCCCCTTCTCCTTAGTCGTGAAGAACGGTTCAAAAATCTTGTTCACCTTGTCGGATGGGATGCCCATGCCGTTATCCCCCACACTCACCCATACACCATCTTTCGTGCGACCCGTCTGTAAGATGAGTGTGCCTCCACGCGTCATCGCCTGCATCGCATTCTTGATCAGATTCACCAGCACCTGCTTGATCTGCGCGGCATCGATCGGTGCTTGCGGCAACGGCTTCAACAATTCCTGCTCCACTTGGATACCGCGATTCTCCAGTTCCGGCCCCAGCAGGTCCAGTGTTGCCGTCACCACTTCATTCAGTGAATCCGGCTTGATCTTCGGCTCCGTTGGCCGGATCGCCTGCAGGAATTGAGTGATGATATAATCCAGCCGCGCGATCTCACCCTTCGCCACACCCACGAATGTCTCCAACCGTTCCACATTATCGCTCAGATCAAATGTGTCATCCTTCGCCGCGCGCCTGCGCAGCAACCCCTTCGGCTTTGTCTGCTTCGCGTGACCATCCTTCATCTTACGCAACTCCCGCTCGATGAGCTGCATGTGGATATGCAGTGCGTTCAGCGGATTCCCGATCTCATGCGCCACGCTTGCCGCCAGTAACGTCAACGCCTGCACCCTCTCGCTCTCGATCGCTTCAAACGTCTGCTGCCGCGCCTCCGTGGCATCATGCAGGATCAGCGCCATGCCTGAACTGCCCGTCTTTTCCCCATCCAGCGGCGCCACATACATGCGCACAAAACGCGCATGCGGATACCGCACCTCGAACTCATGCCGCATCACCTTCGGCCCGCCTGCATTATCCCCTTTGGCGATTAACGACCAATCCACCTGCGGCAAAATCCGGCTGATCGGCTGCCCTTCCGTCGTATCCGGCAACAAGCCGAGCAAACGCGTCGCTGCATCATTGAAATACAGAATCTGTCCGCTCTCATCCACCACCAGCACACCGTCCTCGATCGCATTGAACAACGTCTCCAAGAAACTTTGTTCCCGCGCCAATCGTTCAACGACCGTCTGCAAGCCCTGCGCGTCCAGTCGCCCGAGACGCCCGAGGACCTTGTCAAGAAAGTTGGAATTAGAACCTGCCATTAACGCAATTCCTCAAAACCACTTCTTCCGCTTGAAATACACATACGTCGCGATGGTCGAGATGATCGTGATGATGAACGCCATCAAGTATCCGTGCGACCAATGCAACTCCGCCATCCCGTCGAAGTTCATCCCATACCACGTCCCGATCATCATCATCGGCGTCGTGATCAGCGTGATCATCGTCAGCAGCTTCACCACCTCACCGGTCTGGTTGGACGACATGTTCAGATACACCTGCAAGATGCCCGTGAGCGTATCCGTATAGCTCTGCGCCAGTTCCGAGATGTGATACAGCCCGTCATACACATCCCGGTAGTAAGGCACCAAGTGCGCCCGGATCAGCTTGAACTCTCCGCGCGCGAACCGCGAAAGCACCTCGCGCTGCGGTCCGATGATCTGTCGCAGATGAAACACTTCCTTTTTGATGTGGATGATCTTGTTCAACACCTTCTGGCTCGGATGCTGCAACACCTCATCCTCCAATTCCGCGATCTCCAGGGACAGCTCATCGAGTGCCGGCTTGTAATTCTCCACGATCGCATCCAGCAACGTATGCGCCACCCGGTCCGGCGCGCGCGCGATATGCACCGTGCTCTTCACACAGCGGTCCACCGTGTTCTGGATGCTCTTGAGCGGCTGTTCGTGGAAGGTCACCAGATAATTCTTCCCGAGGAAGAAATTCAGCTCCGTGGTATCGAACACCCCGTCCTTCCGGCTGTAATCCACCGCGTGGATCACCATGAACAGATAGGGTGAGAACTGATCCCCCTCCTTTGGCGAATACTCATCCACCTTCGGTGAGGAACTGACCATGATGCAGTCCTCCACCGATAGCGGATGGAAGTGAAAAATATCCTCCAGCACCAGCTTGCTCTCCTCCGCCGTGGCGTTCTCCAGATCCACCCACAAGAACAGATTGGTATCCGCCAACAGCGTGGGCATGAGGAACATCTCGATGTCCTTGCTATGCAGGCGGCCTTGTGTTGTGAAGACCAATGAGCGAATCATATAAATTCCCTTCTCTCAACAAGTTACACCGGAGAGTGTGCCATTTTGTCCCACAGGATACTCCTTAAAACAGCACACGCAAGCCTGTAACCTTTTGTCCCAGTTACATTGCGGTGACGCGGTTCTCTCCTCCTCGTTCTCGTCCTCGTCGTCGTCCTCGATTCTTCTCCCTGCACTTTCTCCTGCGTCTCTTCCATACTAACCTCCTATCTCTATTTTTCTGCGGGAAGTATAACAGAGGGGGGTAGGACATTGGCTGTCCATGTGAATAACTTTTTCAAACAATCTGCGAATGCACTGCCACAAAGCATTTCGGGGAGCATTTCCCCACCTTCTCCGTCCAACAACACATGAAGCCGGTCTTCATCCTCCTACTGTTCGCCACCGTTCTCGCTCAGGCTGATTTCTTTTCACCCTTTGCAGATTCCAAGCCCGGAGTAACGGTCACAGACTCAGGTCGGTTCATCAAAGCCGCCAGCAAAAACGCCACCACCACGGATTGGTTCATCCGTTGCCGCACTTGCACCGGCATGCAGGACATTCCCGCCAAAATCCCGCCAAACTTGCTTGGCTCAATCCAAACCAACATCCCCGTCAAAATCACCGTCACCATCCATGAGACCGAAGACTTGAAGACCAAAACGAGATCCCGGGTTCTGGAAGTGAAGAAGATTGAAGCCAAATGAGAAACAGAAACCAAACACCATGAAGAAGACCTTCCTATTTATCTATTTGTTCACGGTCTCACTCTTCGCCGCTCCACCTTTTCCTCCCACCCCCGCCCAACTCGTCTCCAACGCCCCCATCATCGCTATCGTTACCATCACCAACCTGACCACGGAAAACTTCTCCATCCGCACCAACCAAGTCACCCAACAAAAAGCCGATCTCATCGTGGAACAAGTGCTTAAAGGCTCCCTCACCGAACCCGCCCGCCTCCGCTTCTATGTTTTGGGCAATATCCATTTCGAATCCAGACCGCCCATGCTCTTCGAAGGCCGCTGCATCGCCTTCCTCACCCGCGATGGAGATTTTTACACTCGCTCAGACGACTGGCATTCCCTCATCCCCATTCGAAACGATCAGGTAGATTGGTATCCCAAACCAGAACCACTCCCCACCGCCCTCACCACCCTCAAAAAACTGATCGCGAGCCCATGACCACCCCTTGGAGCGCGGGTTATCCTCAACCCGCAGCAACTCTCATAAGCAAATCCAATCCCTATTCGTTTGCCCCCATTCGGTTGACCACCTCAACCATTCTTCATTTCCCAAATTCGATGTTCAGAGTTCGATGTTCGATGTTCGATGTTTACTCAACCGGCCCGTAAATCGTACTTCCAAAATCGTAAATCACCCCCCAAAGACCGCCTTCCCATGCCCATCCTCCGTCGCATAAAACGGCCGTCCCTCGATATCATACGCCGTCTTCGGGCTGATCCCCATCGCCGTGAAGATCGTCGCGTGCAGATCCATGATGCTCACCGGATCTTTCACCGCCACGAATGGCCGTTCCGTCGCCGTCGCGCCATGGATATGCCCCTTCTTCATCCCGCCACCGAACAGCACTACCGATGACCCGCCCGTGAAATGCCGGTGCTGCCCGTAATGCTTCATCTCCGTGATCGTATCCACCTTGAACCCCGCCTGATCATTCGCGTTCGAGCCCGGCTTGCCCTCCATGATCATGTCGCGACTGAACTCACTCGCCACCACGATGAGCGTGCGATTTAGCAACCCACGCTCCTCCAAATCGCGCACCAGTTGTGCGATCGGCGCATCAATCGCTTCCTTCATCGCCACCAAGCGTGAGTAACCATTCTCATGCGTATCCCAATTGAAGAACGGGATATACTCCGTGGACACCTCGATAAACCGCGCGCCCGCTTCCGTCAACCGCCGCGCCAGCAAACAGCCCAAGCCAAACTTCCCGATCGTCCCCGCCTCATAAGTCCCCGCAAAGCGATCCCGTGCCGCATCAAACCGCACACCCGGTTCATAGCCCGGATAATATTTCCGGATGCTCTCGATCGGCTCCTGCGTGATGTCGAATGCCTTCGCCGCTGGTGAACTCAACAACCGATGCGCATTATCCATCGAGCGCAGCATCGACGCCTGCTGATAATCGCTCAGGTAATCACGCTTCGGATTCTTGTCGATGAGCTTGCGGTAAAGGCTGTAGCGATTATCGAACCGTCCCGGCTCCATCCCCTTCGGCGGCCGCACCGATTGCACCGCATCTTCCGGGAATGGGATCACCATCGGCCCGAACTCCGTGCCGAAGAAACCCGCCGTGGTGAACGCCTTCAATTCCTCCTGCTCACCCACTCCCTCCAGCCGTTGCCCGATGTTGATGAACGCCGGCATCACCGGATTACGCGGCCCCAGCACCTTGGACATCCACGCCCCGATATGCGGACAAGCCACCGTCTGCGGCGGCACATACCCCGTGTGCCAATGATACTGATGCCGCGAATGCAAAATGCTCCCCAGATCCGGCTGAATGTGCGAGCGGATAAGCGTCGCGCGATCCATCACCTTCGCGATGTTTTCCAGCCCCTGCGTGATCTTCAGCCCATCCACCACCGTATCGATAGCCGGGAACGTGCTCTCCACCTTCGCCACTGGCGTGCCGGGTTCGAAAGGCACATAACGCTTCGGATCAAACGTATCCGGCGCCGCCATACCGCCCCCCATCCACAGCAGGATGCACGTATCCGCCGTAGCTTTCGGATGGGTGATCTTATCCGCACCGAACACCGACACCTCACCCGTCATCATCGCCGCCAAGCCCGCCGCGCTAAGTTTCTTGAGAAACTCACGCCGCGCCTGCGACTCCGGCAACGTTGGATCAATCTGCGATTTCATGGCTAGGTATTCAGAAAAAACTCTTCCCACACAA includes:
- a CDS encoding galactokinase family protein, coding for MRRPFDVKTVFKRAFGYTPPRVINVPGHVELLGNGDVFNRGMVLSLAVDQYCSIAASPRTDGRVEVVSSACPEKREKFWISDFAPNPDTPWANPLKGVLAQLRKRNVHFGGFTAAFHAAFPPGLDLGVNAGLAVSTALMVRALYPYRLTEGGSARPPQRDRAGELPPLAAKERLYAARMCQAAVATFAPEADDVLIGALTALQGREFHAMQVDLLHATTEALPLIGEFCVILCDAGPSDAKRGDVKELRESCESAAKKLHAKSLRSIEPRYLSRNKALLTEREHACAYHVVGENTRVAFTDRALREDDLGQLGFYLNQSHESARDFYQTTTPDQNLLMELARDIPTCMGARATGGHWGTMTVNLVSWSHTDEFMKTMRARFQEKTGRALNVVRCKVVDGAEMPKRRTVLF
- a CDS encoding 4a-hydroxytetrahydrobiopterin dehydratase; translated protein: MAKLTADQIKEALVKVPSWQRDGPAIRRTFANKDFKASIKFVNAVAKVADAADHHPDIEIQWDKVSLRLTTHSSGGLTAKDFELAARLDKLVK
- a CDS encoding S8 family serine peptidase — translated: MKSRKGWRPINRLVTLLFTSSLLTVAQAAENWQFREPRETRYVSDATPMGLQGPAAATLEVYPEDNPAYRIEVTKGVVLRVRQAGKINEVLTKSSLVRVRQIDDRTLVLEAADAWTAAREAARLATLPEVEVAAPVFRRPMALHGPYAARSNDTFMPNQWHLENRDAEGDSGGADINIRAAWPLAKGAGVTISVVDEGVETAHPDLAGRTSGAPHRNFHVDTNNGDPMNLNLNFHGTAVAGLISADTDNSLGVAGAAPLAKLASWVIFNGSGAIADDGQLAAMFNYVPDQVYVQNHSWGGLANLLIEPSFVEALALSDATTAGRDGKGVVMVRAAGNHRLSNGNVNDDAYASSPDAIAVGAVRLDGRAASYGSRGASILVSAPGGDTDLKLMTTDLTGTKGYNQFSFTADQNNYAFGSAGFSGTSAATPQVSGIVALMLSANPELKVRDVQHILVQSARHINFADPAIQTNGAGFTTSDNVGFGIVDAGVAVKLAQSWSNQPPRTTVTRPPYIGGVAIPETATRLNILGPNVPVEIASIQAYPTDDGPRVDKPMTALPIVYVGYATNVVTEDVQGKIALIQRGPGRDSANPALTFNSKINRAAAAGAKFAVIFSDSNVVEQVYADVEFTSPIPAVYINREPGLALTNYLFNNPSATALLQVEQGTLTFTVPDQLVCEHVAIKLMMDDLNQTVRLRRSDLRITLTSPSGTISVLQAVNNSSSIGPVEWTYRTVQNFYEPSKGNWTLQITDEISEDTGLLTYAELIINGIPITDSDADGLDDGWEMTHFGNLAQRAKDDTDGDGWQNAREQVRGTDPTVNDEAFAINVSPWNANLLRLSWEGAAGTTYTARKFTGTAFTPTVLTNITGKFPVTELFLPYANTNSGFIMLERPAP
- a CDS encoding glycosyltransferase family 39 protein: MVVKLQNWIHSMEEGGGAKVLKAVLGVLAFVAMMLLYNVREFQNLGTQEGMEQAQLARNIAQGKGFVTDVVRPLDLFVLQEHQKSEKLAVTLPQPDLANAPAYPWLLAQWMKVGRWNYEISQDGEFNRFQPDQQIAYLNQILLLVLLLVLFRVAKRLFDEQVAWFSVLVLGATDLLWKFSQSGLPNMLAALLVLIAVWFITKAELGTREGQWPLWKTFFLLLLGGAVLGLAGLTLYGLVLLILPAMVYVFHAFEQRRAVLMIALLIGFAGVLAPWVQRNMAVCGKPFGTASYAVYASSSFFPGDELERALKPDDVSVAADLGKYGVEAHWEKLTGNVEKVIVTDLPRLGGTWLSAFFLASLLLPFTRPALVKLRLWVVLSVVTLIAVQALARTNASSVSPEVNGENLLMVLVPLIVMFGAGMFNVLADQLKPVFDPGRGVITGGFIFIFSLPLLLNLLTPRYSAWVYPPFHPPVIQQASAWLKQDEWMVSDMPAAVAWYGQRTGLLIPRDFTEEFTAINQAKPLNALYLTSISLDRKLLTEMSGKQAEPWSEFGLNTVIKGELPDGFPLKHAYADWFPYQLYLSDKQRW
- a CDS encoding sigma-54 dependent transcriptional regulator, whose amino-acid sequence is MVKATVLIVDDEKPTREGLRAALEDRFDVYVAEDASAAMRLLEEEHFDVLLTDLRLPQEDGMKLIARAKSLPKPPVCILMTAYGSEEVAVEAMKRGADDYIAKGRMQIDELEMRIARALRQQNLEAENISLRQQLDHKYKLEHIIGEAPVMKEILETVRQVAPSKATVLILGESGTGKELIAKAIHQLSTRARGPLVTVHCAALPTNLLESELFGHEKGAFTGAHERRIGRFEQAQGGTLFLDEIGEIDATIQVKLLRFLGERTFERVGSNKTQTADVRLVAATNRDLYQMVKEGKFREDLYFRLTVVPITLPPLRERLADVPLLANAFLREFAKENEKRVAEIKPDALEALTHYQWPGNVRELRTALEHAVVLCRSEAISLKDLPATIRGAAGQTNTRTMPVEGKLSVKEAEKEAILRALKEADGNRSEAAKKLGISRRTLHRKLNQYHLEGY